One stretch of Kogia breviceps isolate mKogBre1 chromosome 18, mKogBre1 haplotype 1, whole genome shotgun sequence DNA includes these proteins:
- the CDC42EP5 gene encoding cdc42 effector protein 5 isoform X2 produces MPVLKQLGPAQPKKRPERGALSISAPLGDFRHTLHVGRGGDAFGDTSFLSRHGGGPPPEPRPPPARTPRSAPPPAVPQPPPPALRAPAPADPLLSFHLDLGPSMLDAVLGVMDAERPGAAAAKPDVDPGPGAQHPRACCLPNADLELDDVIGL; encoded by the coding sequence ATGCCGGTCCTGAAGCAGCTGGGCCCCGCGCAGCCCAAGAAGCGGCCGGAGCGCGGCGCTCTGTCCATCTCCGCGCCGCTCGGCGACTTCCGGCACACTCTGCACGTGGGGCGCGGCGGCGACGCCTTCGGAGACACTTCGTTCCTGAGCCGCCACGGCGGCGGGCCGCCCCCCGAGCCCCGGCCGCCGCCCGCTCGGACCCCGCGCTCCGCGCCGCCGCCCGCCGTGCCGCAGCCCCCGCCGCCCGCCCTCCGCGCGCCCGCGCCCGCTGACCCGCTGCTGTCCTTCCACCTGGATTTGGGCCCCTCCATGCTGGACGCAGTGCTGGGCGTCATGGACGCGGAACGccccggcgccgccgccgccaagCCCGACGTGGACCCCGGCCCCGGGGCGCAGCACCCTAGGGCCTGCTGCCTCCCCAACGCGGACCTCGAGCTGGACGACGTCATCGGCCTGTAG